The following are encoded in a window of Lates calcarifer isolate ASB-BC8 linkage group LG20, TLL_Latcal_v3, whole genome shotgun sequence genomic DNA:
- the phldb1a gene encoding pleckstrin homology-like domain family B member 1 isoform X1 — protein sequence MDLHVSDNPGSPADMDRMSRNKGEHGRQTHQVLQNTPLDLIETGKSLKVQAERPHLVSLGSGRLSTAITLLPLLEGRTTLGSEGTDIPLQGPGITAQHCYIENQAGIITLYPCGHQCSVDGLPITKPYRLTQGCMLCFGQSAFFRFNHPEEALRMKSMLPGGSQGLSTTKTLPTDSRSVLNGNHQSFSSNGDSKINNVAKNLQDSLVLKAPSSSPGAGKQPAPQPSLPNMLNGRNNSTTEDSVYENTSSNSRGQNLGNKTPPVPARSTLTNHTPVPNPRTSLSVASSSASGAQRAQESPKLLRNTRSSPTPSSTGPGQGTENSNLTQKSSSVKFSPTTPSSPRVRGSSLQKRSPSPMREQGQYLSHVDVPQRLRTPEPNGPTSLRELPPLSPYMSRRGSPGPQGFTVKPVPESPQGHRKLTTKAEAMRALYAQSPSPLSGLEKEPAGGRQLRPGPGGTITSGLGSLSGTSPLASPRSQRKTSCITMTGSSSKEQSLMKPYTRERKNSISEISDNEDELLEYHRWQREERLREQEMEKLERQRLETILNLCAEYNHEDNAAELAEVVRSGLLGGVTGTCSDTGGGMSLQGGSQRVRENDEEIQREESSSTESTHQECEELLAGQEQVYLEEERNRTLARVDDLKHRVSELEQQLQETKQEAEMEQALLQAERRAEQEQVEAENEIISQLQLKLSQLDKAIQKEKDKGRANVSAERKVLEKQRNEYNELKRQFDKCPLSLREQLQEQLSRKAEALESGTKQFEELEFCQLEEESSLEERKETQSSQLLQERAEYQCSMAKRKEKMAALEAQVKQLGLQAAHDCERTAKDRTVLLQLLHKEQDRLCALEKRYHTLTGGKNFPKPNSSMKEELLHISEPDLVFVDGPPHSPRPSSASFSSSHIPSPELCPVRLQEEYLRLSDVYRMYGNASMQPHSSSPAALHCLSLAVAPALPCEEYITVSQLSQIFGMQRLDTSSSSSIPSFQLASSESAFSCHSIACGPSSFLSAQSQPELSRNALPPLNLERWYQDIMAAGEPQSCPPPLPAKSFSTRRHGQLLKSKSDGEVGQAASCTNISSAAALPHSSGVAHDKNASTKGLQLVLREMSNPLDMESRRQLAAQNKDVSPTVHHSILHHQSPPSGNQAYDTLSLESSDSMETSVSTGNSACTPESACGLEAQRIEEMEKMLKEAQQEKARLIENREREVQARRQMLEEERRRREEAERRLQDETAHRQRLVEEEVKMREKHFSQARPMTRYLPNRKEEFDLRAHVESSGHSIDTCPYVILTEKMCKGHLVKMGGKIKSWKKRWFVFDRLKRNFCYYVDKHETKLKGLIYFQAIEEVYYDHLRSATKSPNPSLTFCVKTHDRLYYMVAPSPEAMRIWMDVIVTGAEGYTQFMS from the exons ATG GATCTTCATGTGTCAGATAATCCTGGCAGTCCAGCCGACATGGACCGCATGAGCAGGAATAAAGGGGAGCATGGGCGACAGACGCACCAGGTCTTACAG AACACCCCTTTAGACCTGATTGAGACGGGCAAGTCCCTGAAAGTCCAAGCAGAGCGCCCCCACCTGGTTAGTTTGGGGAGTGGACGTCTGAGCACAGCCATCACCTTGCTACCACTGCTGGAAG GGAGAACCACGCTGGGCAGTGAGGGGACAGATATCCCCCTGCAGGGCCCCGGCATCACAGCGCAGCACTGCTACATTGAAAACCAGGCAGGCATTATCACCTTGTACCCATGTGGACACCAGTGCTCTGTAGATGGCCTTCCAATCACCAAACCCTATCGCCTGACACAAG gGTGCATGTTGTGTTTCGGTCAGTCGGCCTTTTTCCGCTTCAACCATCCAGAGGAGGCCCTGAGGATGAAGAGCATGCTGCCTGGAGGAAGCCAAGGACTAAGCACCACAAAAACTCTTCCCACCG ATTCTCGCAGTGTCCTGAACGGGAACCACCAGTCTTTTTCGAGCAACGGCGATTCCAAAATCAACAACGTTGCAAAGAACCTCCAGGACTCCTTAGTGCTGAAGGccccatcatcatcaccaggAGCTGGTAAACAGCCTGCTCCTCAGCCGTCTCTTCCAAACATGCTCAATGGAAGAAACAACTCCACGACAGAGGACTCTGTTTATGAAAACACCAGCAGCAACTCTCGGGGCCAGAACCTTGGCAACAAAACTCCTCCAGTACCTGCCCGGTCCACTCTTACCAACCACACTCCTGTCCCCAATCCACGGACCTCACTGTCTGTTGCTTCAAGCAGTGCTAGTGGCGCACAAAGGGCCCAGGAGAGCCCAAAGCTTCTTAGAAACACGAGGTCAAGCCCAACGCCCTCTAGCACAGGGCCAGGACAGGGCACAGAAAACTCTAATCTAACTCAAAAATCATCGTCGGTCAAATTTTCCCCAACGACTCCATCCAGCCCTCGAGTAAGAGGTTCCTCCCTGCAGAAGAGATCCCCCAGCCCCATGCGAGAGCAGGGTCAGTATCTCTCCCATGTCGACGTCCCTCAAAGGCTCAGGACTCCGGAGCCAAATGGGCCCACCAGCCTGAGAGAACTTCCCCCTCTCAGCCCTTACATGTCCCGCAGAGGGAGTCCAGGACCGCAGGGCTTCACTGTCAAACCTGTCCCCGAGAGCCCACAGGGCCACCGCAAACTCACAACAAAAGCAGAGGCCATGAGAGCTCTGTATGCCCAGAGTCCCTCACCACTCTCTGGGCTAGAGAAGGAGCCTGCTGGAGGCAGGCAGCTAAGGCCTGGCCCAGGAGGCACCATCACGTCGGGCCTGGGTTCTCTGTCTGGTACGTCTCCTCTCGCTAGCCCTCGTAGCCAAAGAAAAACTTCCTGCATAACCATGACAGGATCCTCCAGCAAGGAACAGAGTCTTATGAAACCATACACCCGGGAACGCAAGAACAGCATCTCAGAGATCAGCGACAATGAGGACGAGTTGCTGGAATATCACCgctggcagagagaggaaaggctGCGTGAGCAGGAAATGGAGAAACTG GAGCGACAGAGGCTGGAGACCATTCTCAATCTGTGTGCAGAGTATAACCACGAGGACAACGCTGCGGAGCTGGCTGAGGTGGTGAGGAGTGGGCTGCTGGGGGGTGTTACAGGAACCTGCTCAGACACAGGAGGGGGGATGTCCCTTCAGGGAGGATCCCAGAGGGTGAGGGAGAACGATGAGGAGATCCAGAGAGAGGAgtccagcagcacagagagcacACACCAAGAG TGTGAAGAGCTGTTAGCCGGTCAGGAGCAGGTctacctggaggaggagaggaacaggaCCTTGGCCAGGGTTGATGACTTGAAGCACCGAGTCAGTGAACTGGAGCAGCAGCTACAAGAGACCAAACAGGag GCGGAGATGGAGCAGGCCCTGCTGCAGGCGGAGAGGCGGGCAGagcaggagcaggtggaggctgaaaatgaaatcatctctcagctgcagctcaaGCTCAGCCAGCTGGACAAGGCCATccagaaagagaaggacaag GGCAGGGCTAATGTGTCGGCTGAGCGGAAGGTCCTGGAAAAGCAGAGGAATGAGTACAATGAGCTGAAGAGGCAGTTTGATAAGTGCCCCTTGTCTCTAAGGGAACAGTTACAGGAGCAGCTCAGCAGG AAAGCTGAAGCTCTGGAGTCTGGGACCAAGCAATTTGAAGAGCTGGAGTTCtgccagctggaggaggagagcagtttggaggagaggaaggagactCAGAGCTCGCAGCTGCTCCAAGAGCGAGCCGAGTATCAGTGCAGCATGGCCAAGAGGAAG GAGAAGATGGCCGCCCTGGAAGCTCAGGTGAAGCAGCTGGGGTTACAGGCAGCTCATGACTGTGAGAGGACAGCTAAAGACAGGACGGTGCTTCTGCAGCTGTTACACAAG GAGCAAGACAGGCTGTGTGCTCTGGAGAAGAGATACCACACCTTGACAGGAGGGAAAAATTTCCCAAAGCCCAACAGCAGCATGAAAGAG GAGTTGCTTCACATCAGCGAGCCTGATCTTGTTTTTGTGGACGGTCCTCCTCATAGCCCCCgtccctcctctgcctccttctcctcctctcacattCCCTCCCCTGAACTCTGTCCTGTTAGGCTACAAGAG GAGTACCTCAGGCTGTCTGATGTCTATAGGATGTATGGAAATGCTTCTATGCAGCCTCACTCTTCCTCCCCTGCTGCTCTCCATTGCCTCTCCCTTGCTGTAGCTCCAGCTCTGCCATGTGAG gAGTACATCACAGTCAGTCAATTAAGTCAGATCTTTGGGATGCAGAGACTGGatacctcctcttcctcctctattcCATCATTCCAACTTGCCTCCTCTGAATCCGCCTTCTCATGCCACTCGATTGCATGTGGtccttcctcctttctctctgcacAG AGCCAGCCTGAGCTGAGCAGGAATGCACTGCCTCCTCTTAACCTCGAGCGCTGGTACCAGGACATCATGGCTGCTGGAGAGCCCCAGTCATGTCCTCCACCACTGCCTGCAAAGTCTTTTTCCACACGCAGACACGGGCAG CTGCTGAAGTCCAAATCAGATGGCGAGGTTGGACAGGCAGCGTCTTGCACTAATATCAGCAGTGCTGCAGCCTTGCCACACTCAAGTGGTGTTGCTCATGACAAAAATGCATCCACCAAG gggtTACAGTTAGTGCTGAGAGAGATGTCAAATCCTTTAGACATGGAGTCCAGGAGACAGTTGGCTGCACAGAACAAAG ATGTGTCTCCCACCGTCCATCACTCCATCCTGCATCATCAGTCGCCACCGAGTGGAAACCAGGCGTACGACACCCTGAGCCTGGAGAGCTCAGACAGCATGGAGACCAGCGTCTCCACCGGCAACTCCGCCTGTACCCCAGAAAG TGCCTGTGGGTTAGAGGCCCAGAGGATagaagagatggagaagatgCTGAAGGAGGCGCAGCAGGAGAAAGCCAGACTGATTGAGAACCGA GAGAGGGAGGTGCAGGCTCGGCGGCAGATGTTGGAGGAGGAGCGGAGGAGGCGGGAGGAGGCCGAGAGGAGACTTCAGGACGAGACGGCCCACAGGCAGaggctggtggaggaggaggtgaagatgagagagaaacactTCTCCCAG GCCCGTCCAATGACACGATATTTGCCCAACCGAAAGGAAGAGTTTGACCTGCGAGCCCACGTGGAGTCGTCGGGACACAGCATAGATACCTGCCCCTACGTCATCCTCACAGAGAAGATGTGCAAGGGCCACCTGGTGAAGATGGGTGGCAAAATCAAATCGTGGAAGAAACGCTGGTTCGTTTTTGACCGTCTCAAGAGGAACTTCTGTTATTACGTGG acaAGCATGAGACCAAGCTGAAAGGGCTCATTTACTTTCAGGCAATTGAAGAGGTTTATTATGATCACCTACGCAGTGCCACCAAG AGCCCCAACCCGTCTTTGACCTTCTGTGTGAAAACCCACGACCGGCTCTACTACATGGTGGCCCCGTCCCCAGAGGCCATGAGGATCTGGATGGATGTCATAGTAACGGGCGCAGAGGGCTACACACAGTTCATGAGCTGA
- the phldb1a gene encoding pleckstrin homology-like domain family B member 1 isoform X7: MDLHVSDNPGSPADMDRMSRNKGEHGRQTHQVLQNTPLDLIETGKSLKVQAERPHLVSLGSGRLSTAITLLPLLEGRTTLGSEGTDIPLQGPGITAQHCYIENQAGIITLYPCGHQCSVDGLPITKPYRLTQGCMLCFGQSAFFRFNHPEEALRMKSMLPGGSQGLSTTKTLPTDSRSVLNGNHQSFSSNGDSKINNVAKNLQDSLVLKAPSSSPGAGKQPAPQPSLPNMLNGRNNSTTEDSVYENTSSNSRGQNLGNKTPPVPARSTLTNHTPVPNPRTSLSVASSSASGAQRAQESPKLLRNTRSSPTPSSTGPGQGTENSNLTQKSSSVKFSPTTPSSPRVRGSSLQKRSPSPMREQGQYLSHVDVPQRLRTPEPNGPTSLRELPPLSPYMSRRGSPGPQGFTVKPVPESPQGHRKLTTKAEAMRALYAQSPSPLSGLEKEPAGGRQLRPGPGGTITSGLGSLSGTSPLASPRSQRKTSCITMTGSSSKEQSLMKPYTRERKNSISEISDNEDELLEYHRWQREERLREQEMEKLERQRLETILNLCAEYNHEDNAAELAEVVRSGLLGGVTGTCSDTGGGMSLQGGSQRVRENDEEIQREESSSTESTHQECEELLAGQEQVYLEEERNRTLARVDDLKHRVSELEQQLQETKQEAEMEQALLQAERRAEQEQVEAENEIISQLQLKLSQLDKAIQKEKDKGRANVSAERKVLEKQRNEYNELKRQFDKCPLSLREQLQEQLSRKAEALESGTKQFEELEFCQLEEESSLEERKETQSSQLLQERAEYQCSMAKRKEKMAALEAQVKQLGLQAAHDCERTAKDRTVLLQLLHKEQDRLCALEKRYHTLTGGKNFPKPNSSMKELLKSKSDGEVGQAASCTNISSAAALPHSSGVAHDKNASTKGLQLVLREMSNPLDMESRRQLAAQNKDVSPTVHHSILHHQSPPSGNQAYDTLSLESSDSMETSVSTGNSACTPESACGLEAQRIEEMEKMLKEAQQEKARLIENREREVQARRQMLEEERRRREEAERRLQDETAHRQRLVEEEVKMREKHFSQARPMTRYLPNRKEEFDLRAHVESSGHSIDTCPYVILTEKMCKGHLVKMGGKIKSWKKRWFVFDRLKRNFCYYVDKHETKLKGLIYFQAIEEVYYDHLRSATKSPNPSLTFCVKTHDRLYYMVAPSPEAMRIWMDVIVTGAEGYTQFMS, translated from the exons ATG GATCTTCATGTGTCAGATAATCCTGGCAGTCCAGCCGACATGGACCGCATGAGCAGGAATAAAGGGGAGCATGGGCGACAGACGCACCAGGTCTTACAG AACACCCCTTTAGACCTGATTGAGACGGGCAAGTCCCTGAAAGTCCAAGCAGAGCGCCCCCACCTGGTTAGTTTGGGGAGTGGACGTCTGAGCACAGCCATCACCTTGCTACCACTGCTGGAAG GGAGAACCACGCTGGGCAGTGAGGGGACAGATATCCCCCTGCAGGGCCCCGGCATCACAGCGCAGCACTGCTACATTGAAAACCAGGCAGGCATTATCACCTTGTACCCATGTGGACACCAGTGCTCTGTAGATGGCCTTCCAATCACCAAACCCTATCGCCTGACACAAG gGTGCATGTTGTGTTTCGGTCAGTCGGCCTTTTTCCGCTTCAACCATCCAGAGGAGGCCCTGAGGATGAAGAGCATGCTGCCTGGAGGAAGCCAAGGACTAAGCACCACAAAAACTCTTCCCACCG ATTCTCGCAGTGTCCTGAACGGGAACCACCAGTCTTTTTCGAGCAACGGCGATTCCAAAATCAACAACGTTGCAAAGAACCTCCAGGACTCCTTAGTGCTGAAGGccccatcatcatcaccaggAGCTGGTAAACAGCCTGCTCCTCAGCCGTCTCTTCCAAACATGCTCAATGGAAGAAACAACTCCACGACAGAGGACTCTGTTTATGAAAACACCAGCAGCAACTCTCGGGGCCAGAACCTTGGCAACAAAACTCCTCCAGTACCTGCCCGGTCCACTCTTACCAACCACACTCCTGTCCCCAATCCACGGACCTCACTGTCTGTTGCTTCAAGCAGTGCTAGTGGCGCACAAAGGGCCCAGGAGAGCCCAAAGCTTCTTAGAAACACGAGGTCAAGCCCAACGCCCTCTAGCACAGGGCCAGGACAGGGCACAGAAAACTCTAATCTAACTCAAAAATCATCGTCGGTCAAATTTTCCCCAACGACTCCATCCAGCCCTCGAGTAAGAGGTTCCTCCCTGCAGAAGAGATCCCCCAGCCCCATGCGAGAGCAGGGTCAGTATCTCTCCCATGTCGACGTCCCTCAAAGGCTCAGGACTCCGGAGCCAAATGGGCCCACCAGCCTGAGAGAACTTCCCCCTCTCAGCCCTTACATGTCCCGCAGAGGGAGTCCAGGACCGCAGGGCTTCACTGTCAAACCTGTCCCCGAGAGCCCACAGGGCCACCGCAAACTCACAACAAAAGCAGAGGCCATGAGAGCTCTGTATGCCCAGAGTCCCTCACCACTCTCTGGGCTAGAGAAGGAGCCTGCTGGAGGCAGGCAGCTAAGGCCTGGCCCAGGAGGCACCATCACGTCGGGCCTGGGTTCTCTGTCTGGTACGTCTCCTCTCGCTAGCCCTCGTAGCCAAAGAAAAACTTCCTGCATAACCATGACAGGATCCTCCAGCAAGGAACAGAGTCTTATGAAACCATACACCCGGGAACGCAAGAACAGCATCTCAGAGATCAGCGACAATGAGGACGAGTTGCTGGAATATCACCgctggcagagagaggaaaggctGCGTGAGCAGGAAATGGAGAAACTG GAGCGACAGAGGCTGGAGACCATTCTCAATCTGTGTGCAGAGTATAACCACGAGGACAACGCTGCGGAGCTGGCTGAGGTGGTGAGGAGTGGGCTGCTGGGGGGTGTTACAGGAACCTGCTCAGACACAGGAGGGGGGATGTCCCTTCAGGGAGGATCCCAGAGGGTGAGGGAGAACGATGAGGAGATCCAGAGAGAGGAgtccagcagcacagagagcacACACCAAGAG TGTGAAGAGCTGTTAGCCGGTCAGGAGCAGGTctacctggaggaggagaggaacaggaCCTTGGCCAGGGTTGATGACTTGAAGCACCGAGTCAGTGAACTGGAGCAGCAGCTACAAGAGACCAAACAGGag GCGGAGATGGAGCAGGCCCTGCTGCAGGCGGAGAGGCGGGCAGagcaggagcaggtggaggctgaaaatgaaatcatctctcagctgcagctcaaGCTCAGCCAGCTGGACAAGGCCATccagaaagagaaggacaag GGCAGGGCTAATGTGTCGGCTGAGCGGAAGGTCCTGGAAAAGCAGAGGAATGAGTACAATGAGCTGAAGAGGCAGTTTGATAAGTGCCCCTTGTCTCTAAGGGAACAGTTACAGGAGCAGCTCAGCAGG AAAGCTGAAGCTCTGGAGTCTGGGACCAAGCAATTTGAAGAGCTGGAGTTCtgccagctggaggaggagagcagtttggaggagaggaaggagactCAGAGCTCGCAGCTGCTCCAAGAGCGAGCCGAGTATCAGTGCAGCATGGCCAAGAGGAAG GAGAAGATGGCCGCCCTGGAAGCTCAGGTGAAGCAGCTGGGGTTACAGGCAGCTCATGACTGTGAGAGGACAGCTAAAGACAGGACGGTGCTTCTGCAGCTGTTACACAAG GAGCAAGACAGGCTGTGTGCTCTGGAGAAGAGATACCACACCTTGACAGGAGGGAAAAATTTCCCAAAGCCCAACAGCAGCATGAAAGAG CTGCTGAAGTCCAAATCAGATGGCGAGGTTGGACAGGCAGCGTCTTGCACTAATATCAGCAGTGCTGCAGCCTTGCCACACTCAAGTGGTGTTGCTCATGACAAAAATGCATCCACCAAG gggtTACAGTTAGTGCTGAGAGAGATGTCAAATCCTTTAGACATGGAGTCCAGGAGACAGTTGGCTGCACAGAACAAAG ATGTGTCTCCCACCGTCCATCACTCCATCCTGCATCATCAGTCGCCACCGAGTGGAAACCAGGCGTACGACACCCTGAGCCTGGAGAGCTCAGACAGCATGGAGACCAGCGTCTCCACCGGCAACTCCGCCTGTACCCCAGAAAG TGCCTGTGGGTTAGAGGCCCAGAGGATagaagagatggagaagatgCTGAAGGAGGCGCAGCAGGAGAAAGCCAGACTGATTGAGAACCGA GAGAGGGAGGTGCAGGCTCGGCGGCAGATGTTGGAGGAGGAGCGGAGGAGGCGGGAGGAGGCCGAGAGGAGACTTCAGGACGAGACGGCCCACAGGCAGaggctggtggaggaggaggtgaagatgagagagaaacactTCTCCCAG GCCCGTCCAATGACACGATATTTGCCCAACCGAAAGGAAGAGTTTGACCTGCGAGCCCACGTGGAGTCGTCGGGACACAGCATAGATACCTGCCCCTACGTCATCCTCACAGAGAAGATGTGCAAGGGCCACCTGGTGAAGATGGGTGGCAAAATCAAATCGTGGAAGAAACGCTGGTTCGTTTTTGACCGTCTCAAGAGGAACTTCTGTTATTACGTGG acaAGCATGAGACCAAGCTGAAAGGGCTCATTTACTTTCAGGCAATTGAAGAGGTTTATTATGATCACCTACGCAGTGCCACCAAG AGCCCCAACCCGTCTTTGACCTTCTGTGTGAAAACCCACGACCGGCTCTACTACATGGTGGCCCCGTCCCCAGAGGCCATGAGGATCTGGATGGATGTCATAGTAACGGGCGCAGAGGGCTACACACAGTTCATGAGCTGA